In Lodderomyces elongisporus chromosome 1, complete sequence, a genomic segment contains:
- the RPS22_1 gene encoding 40S ribosomal protein S22 — MTRTSVLADALNAINNAEKTGKRQVLIRPSSKVIIRFLTVMQKHGYIGEFEYIDDHRSGKIVVQLNGRLNKCGVISPRFNVKIGDIERWTDNLLPARQFGYVILTTSAGIMDHEEARRKHVSGKILGFVY; from the coding sequence atGACCAGAACCTCCGTTTTAGCAGATGCTTTGAATGCCATTAACAACGCCGAGAAGACCGGTAAGAGACAAGTTCTCATTAGACCATCATCAAAGGTTATTATCAGATTCCTCACTGTTATGCAAAAACACGGTTACATTGGTGAATTCGAATACATTGATGACCACAGATCAGGTAAGATTGTTGTTCAATTGAACGGTAGATTGAACAAGTGTGGTGTTATCTCACCAAGATTCAACGTCAAGATTGGTGACATTGAGAGATGGACTGACAACTTGTTGCCAGCTAGACAATTCGGTTACGTTATCTTGACCACTTCAGCTGGTATCATGGACCACGAAGAAGCCAGAAGAAAGCACGTTTCTGGTAAGATCTTGGGTTTCGTCTACTAA
- the YIP3 gene encoding Prenylated Rab acceptor 1: MSQYLSLAVYRLKSDFASVQQTISKLRPPQEFFDFRRVSKPANFGEIQQRVSYNLGYFSANYLTLVGALSVYALVTNLLLLFVLGFVILGVFGINKLEGQDLTTPFGNITTSQLYTGLLIVAVPLGFLASPVSTLMWLIGSSIVGVGAHATMMEKPIETVFEEEV; this comes from the exons ATGTCACAGTATTTAAGCTTAGCAGTAT ACAGACTCAAGTCTGACTTTGCGTCAGTTCAGCAAACAATTTCGAAGTTGCGTCCACCTCAAGAGTTTTTCGATTTCCGTCGTGTTTCCAAGCCAGCAAACTTTGGAGAAATTCAACAAAGAGTAAGCTATAATTTGGGTTATTTTTCGGCCAATTACTTGACTTTAGTAGGTGCATTGAGTGTTTACGCTCTTGTGACCaatttattgttattgtttgtgttggGTTTTGTCATTTTGGGTGTATTTggtatcaacaagttgGAAGGCCAAGATTTGACAACCCCATTTGGTAACATTACAACTTCACAGTTATACACTGGCTTATTGATTGTCGCTGTACCTTTGGGATTTTTAGCGAGTCCAGTGTCAACGTTGATGTGGTTGATTGGGCTGAgtattgttggtgttggtgctcACGCAACAATGATGGAGAAGCCTATTGAAACCGtatttgaagaagaggtTTGA
- the ESC2 gene encoding Protein esc2 produces MSSNDLSTPKTEENTSAGHSTSSKSAQGTQRKRKLVFDDDFFCLGGSFSQKKKAGVPHPKSTTALNHQPSNSPEYTSKRDPNNLRKLELNQSKDSHQNKSNDNQVVLKSDSVDEIEEIITKVEPTKTEKVSHELQQEKSHLPSFQKLHQHQQHQRQRQSSSPSRVSSFDKESLKREIELKLDAVKDTKEKTLLEDSDEEYYEPAKTSSTSLLRSETPPSQTDLYDFDMTSERKRKYIIRVSSKLPVPEGLTVQVDLGCKGLKSFDKILQSAVDFFRKTYARQLPPILLQRYNYEESALVWVEGKTLIHSFFTPRTLRIPLPGGSFNPALEKIEDIPPTMMSVFLIPKESSTNFLQVYPEFTTPTDNFIMNETAAEEQVVEAEEEDLSSEEDDVLQDVSESQNTATNVNTNPSSNLNLNSNSNSSSNSNSNIADDGVFAIGLKGKDNKRIMCNVTPATKLQNILLFYLNSKGLDPKGPAASRAKLIFDDEELDLKLSVRDTELEEDFEIQVVV; encoded by the coding sequence ATGAGCTCTAACGACCTAAGTACACCAAAAACAGAGGAAAATACTTCTGCTGGCCATTCTACCTCGTCCAAGTCTGCACAAGGAACTCAACGCAAAAGAAAGCTTgtatttgatgatgatttcttttgtttagGTGGGTCTTTTctgcaaaagaagaaagcgGGTGTGCCACAcccaaaatcaacaacagcgTTGAATCATCAGCCATCAAACAGCCCTGAATATACGTCAAAGCGAGATCCTAATAACTTACGTAAACTTGAACTAAATCAATCTAAAGATTCACACCAAAACAAATCTAACGACAATCAAGTAGTATTGAAGAGTGATAGCGTTGACGAGATAGAGGAAATCATAACTAAAGTTGAGCCAACGAAAACTGAGAAGGTGTCACATGAATTACAACAGGAGAAAAGCCATTTGCCGCTGTTTCAAAAActacatcaacatcaacaacaccaacggCAACgacaactgctgctgccaCTGCGTGTCTCCTCATTTGATAAAGAACTGCTTAAACGTGAGATAGAACTTAAACTCGATGCCGTTAAAGATACCAAAGAGAAGACACTATTAGAGGACTCTGATGAAGAATACTACGAACCAGCAAAAACTAGCAGCACCAGTTTGTTGAGATCTGAAACTCCACCACTGCAAACTGACCTTTATGATTTTGATATGACaagtgaaagaaaaaggaaatacaTAATACGGGTTTCGTCTAAACTACCCGTGCCCGAAGGTTTGACTGTTCAAGTAGACCTTGGATGCAAAGGTCTCAAATCATTTGACAAGATCTTACAATCAGCGGTAGACTTCTTCCGGAAGACGTATGCACGTCAACTTCCGCCTATTTTGCTACAACGATATAATTATGAAGAGAGTGCGCTAGTTTGGGTAGAGGGGAAGACGCTTAtccattcattttttaCTCCTCGTACACTTCGAATACCTTTACCAGGTGGCCTGTTTAATCCGGCACTTGAGAAAATTGAGGACATACCTCCCACAATGATGCTGGTGTTTTTGATTCCTAAAGAATCCAGCACTAATTTCTTACAGGTATACCCTGAGTTTACAACACCAACTGACAATTTTATCATGAATGAGACTGCTGCAGAAGAGCAAGTAGTAGAAGCAGAGGAAGAGGATCTTAGTAGCGAGGAAGACGATGTACTACAAGATGTGCTGGAAAGTCAAAATACTGCCACGAATGTGAATACAAACCCAAGTTCAAACTTAAACTTGAACTcgaactcaaactcaagctcaaactcaaactcaaataTTGCAGATGATGGAGTATTTGCTATTGGGCTTAAAGGAAAAGACAATAAACGGATTATGTGCAATGTGACACCAGCCACAAAGTTACAAAAcattttgttattttaCTTAAATAGTAAAGGCTTGGATCCTAAAGGACCTGCAGCACTGCGCGCCAAATTGATTTTTGATGACGAAGAGTTGGATTTGAAACTTAGCGTTCGAGATACAGAATTAGAGGAAGATTTCGAAATCCAGGTTGTTGTTTAG
- the RPL39 gene encoding 60S ribosomal protein L39, whose protein sequence is MPSQKSFRTKQKLAKAQKQNRPLPQWIRLRTDNKIRYNAKRRHWRRTKLGI, encoded by the exons ATGCCT tctCAAAAATCATTCAGGACCAAGCAAAAATTGGCTAAGgctcaaaaacaaaacagaccATTGCCACAATGGATCAGACTTAGAACTGATAACAAAATCAGATACAATGCTAAGAGAAGACACTGGAGAAGAACTAAGTTGGGTATCTAA
- the BPH1 gene encoding beige protein-like 1, whose amino-acid sequence MDHDFKQDVLDTNIDTTNNQPDDLDFNLKVVLESSILNGEGENNDTNVAALDQILLAMSFDVTLKIQNSRYLDLLIGKYLELISSDNFQLQELRENEDKDEEDYGQNENENDDEDTEKDKDKDKEDAMETIAQHYKQMIICLFEVGCTVERTRTMLHFLRETSNPVAKFTILQLIIELCDEHSRLYPYMSISSSQVNFPIQKGLEDAFTIYSWLKLNKHEESDGSSTTILTLTSSYPTAEQSNTTLSICVSGFNQIIIEIANLKTRSRSQFNFNRQVNLTLDIVQLAVVYESATLSLYVNGQYCESVPCSNLSREFANWNKISVGENNAKNNVNNMMYDLYDANNTNTMSEIVDNELIMRTCCVLKCKLSWEWILTLFYMGPGFTWDPRTADEYNISKLVERLDHNSYVEIAKTLSYRRLSHVKLQPQSQPQPQPQSQPQLQPQIQPQSQPQLQTQSNFKAKAKSKSQPQWRTQHQQSYNQFEDRKYNTDASIKLQSTFMDWLKDRNCLLKSLNPIDPKWVLFDSDDYLRSTFASTIKDEKNPVEKPSRSMNLTMHFPTNIYRALYTLDISQILIELLEHDVSVANSNIEYSIHYLCVVMLLKVIASSWQIRQEFEYRGGYKLLAIVLRRLNSNHYVSEQHVTESTLLHASESKYQLGVEAEIDSPMKVDSSGLIDVLFKFCGLINDNTLALINVDGPIHDNHDLMLLNHNCLKNLLLDFELLGNASYMAFVLAQLEGSLINSRYASYNIFVLKQIGFGAKFIQFMKSTTDAEFSLILETRVEGAISALLKVDQSAGFAASLSSYIAFVLSSKSNKHNSSSSLKCAVKALESLTSFICSPSTPTKIVKKLSRCITMHWIILLLKTADGAVVISAIKLLARFLRLHGRRITEKFFENHHGEAVLAQYLDKWWSYEPVLKSVFQSALPNTEHGKNDMYLGSIRQKTKNNEDFFIPQFISLTNDLLALPLSRLSVLGSNPPTPISGSRQNSSQIKELQVVYAVEQYVNWLAQSPMLLEWMFSITILIEKSLDLLCLLKLSFTRYEGEDLVCAKETFSKLIYLMANALFLQLSSADLEPIFKSMQDFKRKILFNLVIAETFPLLREFLKESTDLPKGRYFENNIRMIISGYYEELYKAKYELSLNDMHAYISCLCLVFESFPGSNTHIKKNILGECVVQYLLKFVYETDELSNSTPDDDYCTTLKTMLFHQQTITSLENSTGLQLAKVVILILGVCLASPKYKDQYLHLEESFAILRSIFLLRKEAMIDGLAMLNGDMRSFALMFEDLVSKNDVETLTRIKKISPFVRNIQQIHNLLITEYSQIDFLRVSNMIQVAFQRGVVRENDMYLLHFEEGSQKLQSQIVKSEILRMKRANQDSYDDEIRIVRGFWDRKKQSTRLLYLIVPSTTTYMLGNIENDERMRKLLYPEDLPLNYQEFIGIQKYRANNKSEKIDLPGDSGSKESYLQSPFLLNTIGNSDSPSHSRSNSNNGSHDFESGGKDENTTSMNSNNNNNNNNKNNNKIKIKEDTDAGDDFTSSTGPKLYDESFEDRNRRVCRALFFGDQIMSLWNVSQVKGLVPTESLMILGKYHLYLIENYFITKDGNVIDVNEAPIEQRDPVLRLVNSQSDINSTSNKSNNNIFSSDSAHGVQSWSLDQLSAVSKRSFLFRDNAFEAFFSDGGSVLITCVSVKERNSLYGKLKAHATGNGKMPDLLDALTNDDGSLTARLISAFASPGGSQNGFNLATRKWVRGEISNFYYLMILNTLAGRTYNDMTQYPVFPWVIANYTSAKLNLSDAKTFRDLSKPMGAQSLERSYKFQERYDALSSLDDKVVPPFHYGTHYSSAMIVSSFLIRMKPFVESYLLLQGGKFDHADRLFKSVEKAWLSASQDNSTDVRELIPEFYYLPEFLINSNEYEFGASQNGDIVNDVELPPWAEGKPHIFIKKNREALESPYVSAHLHEWIDLIFGSKQCGSEAVKALNVFHHASYNGAIDIDNIENEIEKRAAIGMINNFGQTPKQIFFKSHPKKEVLNSPSEYTSAIQWTKKEEREAVFESKLKAPICKLEFLSAMSGDTRKSGWVGRHNCISSEYHMLIRKAPSSSNLGGSILVNDALFKDIHQCDVTAVAAIGQGEFLTGDEDGLLVAWEYNSFGSKCSLNAKATLRGHVSAVVQVLLSKSFKIAVSIDKSGTILVWDLAHLRYIRTLVSPNALLVPGENYKLALSNENGNIAVVNSKLTKDNGCSHYLRVFEINGDIIFEGVVDINSGGNSKFGTGVGTEAEAEAEVEVEVEVEASDKEIIVVFGVDSDSFYSTSKGFGSQKRPYWSKDYIAFGYGKTVKIFELDCPSSQELKLLQEIKLRHLKGDITALQFLKRTEVDEDERLIRGRFELVVGDSTGRVYTLGMEH is encoded by the coding sequence ATGGATCATGATTTCAAACAAGACGTTTTGGATACAAACATTGATACCACTAATAATCAACCAGATGACCTTGACTTTAATCTAAAAGTGGTATTGGAATCATCTATTTTGAACGGGGAAGGTGAAAACAATGATACAAATGTTGCAGCATTAGATCAAATTCTTTTGGCAATGTCATTTGATGTGACATTAAAGATTCAAAACTCTCGTTACCTAGATTTGCTTATTGGAAAGTATCTCGAATTGATCAGCTCCGATAACTTTCAACTTCAAGAACTAAGGGAAAATGAAGAcaaagacgaagaagactATGGCCAAAATGAGAATGAAAACGATGACGAGGATACGGAAaaggacaaggacaaggacaaggaAGACGCAATGGAGACAATTGCCCAGCATTATAAACAAATGATTATTTGTCTATTTGAAGTTGGCTGCACTGTTGAACGAACTCGCACCATGTTGCATTTCTTGCGTGAGACATCCAATCCTGTTGCCAAGTTCACAATCTTGCAACTCATAATTGAACTATGTGACGAACACTCGAGATTGTACCCGTATATGCTGATATCGTCTCTGCAGGTCAACTTTCCTATTCAAAAAGGTTTGGAGGATGCATTCACAATATATCTGTGGctcaaattgaacaaacACGAAGAATCTGATGGgtcttcaacaacaattctTACGCTAACAAGTTCGTATCCTACGGCAGAGCAGTCAAATACAACTTTGAGTATTTGTGTTTCAGGCTTCAATCAAATAATCATTGAAATTGCAAACTTAAAAACAAGATCCCGCTCACAGTTCAACTTCAACCGTCAAGTGAACCTAACACTTGATATTGTTCAGCTTGCAGTGGTTTACGAAAGTGCGACATTGAGTTTGTATGTAAACGGACAATATTGTGAAAGCGTACCGTGTTCGAATCTCTCAAGAGAGTTTGCAAATTGGAATAAGATTTCCGTTGGAGAAAACAATGCTAAAAATAACGTGAACAATATGATGTACGATTTATATGACGCtaacaacacaaacacaatgagtgaaattgttgataatGAATTGATAATGAGAACTTGCTGTGTACTAAAATGCAAGTTGAGTTGGGAATGGATTTTGACATTGTTCTACATGGGCCCCGGTTTTACTTGGGACCCTAGAACTGCAGATGAatataacatcagcaagtTGGTTGAACGTCTTGACCACAATTCTTATGtggaaattgcaaaaacgCTCTCGTATAGACGACTTTCACATGTGAAACTCCAACCGCAATCACAACCGCAACCACAACCGCAATCACAACCTCAATTGCAGCCTCAAATACAACCACAACTGCAGCCTCAACTACAAACACAACTGAATTTTAAAGCTAAAGCTAAATCTAAGCTGCAACCACAATGGCGCAcgcaacatcaacaaagtTACAATCAATTCGAAGACAGAAAATACAATACAGATGCTAGTATCAAATTGCAGTCCACGTTTATGGACTGGCTTAAAGATCGAAATTGCTTATTAAAAAGTTTGAATCCAATTGATCCAAAATGGGTTCTTTTTGATAGCGACGATTACTTGCGACTGACGTTTGCTAGTACAAttaaagatgaaaagaatcCTGTTGAGAAACCATCACGTTCCATGAACTTAACCATGCACTTTCCAACCAACATTTATCGAGCATTGTACACTTTAGACATTTCCCAAATACTTATTGAGTTATTAGAACATGATGTTTCAGTAGCCAATTCGAACATTGAATACTCAATTCATTATCTATGTGTGGTCATGCTACTTAAGGTTATTGCATCCAGCTGGCAAATACGACAAGAATTTGAATATCGAGGCGGCTATAAGTTGCTAGCAATTGTACTTCGCAGGCTAAACTCTAATCATTATGTTTCAGAGCAGCATGTTACTGAAAGCACGCTTTTGCATGCTAGTGAGAGTAAATATCAACTTGGAGTTGAAGCTGAAATTGATTCACCTATGAAAGTTGATCTGCTGGGGCTCATTGATgttctttttaaattttgtGGTCTTATTAATGACAATACTTTAGCTCTCATTAACGTTGATGGTCCGATTCATGACAATCATGATCTCATGTTGCTCAACCACAACTGTCTAAAAAACTTGTTGCTAGATTTTGAGCTTCTTGGCAACGCAAGCTACATGGCTTTTGTCTTGGCCCAACTTGAAGGCCTGTTGATCAATTCGCGATATGCACTGTAcaatatttttgttttgaagcAAATAGGGTTTGGAGCAAAATTCATTCAATTCATGAAGCTGACTACCGATGCTGAGTTTTCGTTAATACTAGAAACGCGCGTTGAAGGTGCTATTAGTGCGTTATTGAAAGTGGACCAGTCCGCCGGCTTTGCTGCTTCGTTATCATCGTACATTGCGTTTGTACTTTCTTCAAAGTCTAACAAACACAAcagttcttcttcattaaaGTGTGCAGTCAAAGCCTTAGAGTCTTTAACGAGCTTCATTTGCTCTCCGTCTACACCTACAAAAATCGTGAAGAAATTATCACGCTGCATAACAATGCATTGGATCATACTTTTACTCAAAACAGCTGATGGAGCAGTTGTAATCTCTGCGATTAAACTTTTGGCTCGCTTTTTAAGACTACATGGACGGCGTATCactgaaaaattttttgaaaaccaTCATGGTGAAGCGGTTTTGGCACAATACCTTGACAAATGGTGGAGTTATGAGCCTGTTTTAAAGAGTGTGTTTCAAAGCGCGTTACCAAACACAGAACATGGAAAGAATGATATGTACCTTGGAAGCATTCGacaaaaaactaaaaacaaTGAAGATTTCTTTATACCGCAATTTATCCTGCTAACAAATGATCTCCTTGCTCTTCCACTTTCACGGCTAAGCGTGTTGGGAAGCAATCCACCGACTCCAATACTGGGTTCTCGACAAAACTCCAGTCAAATCAAAGAACTCCAAGTTGTTTACGCTGTTGAGCAATATGTCAATTGGTTAGCGCAGCTGCCGATGCTATTGGAATGGATGTTTTCCATCACTATTCtaatagaaaaaagctTAGATCTTTTGTgtcttttgaaattgagttTTACAAGATATGAAGGAGAAGATCTCGTTTGTGCTAAAGAGACTTTTAGCAAGTTGATATATTTGATGGCAAATGCAttatttttgcaattgtcTAGTGCTGATTTGGAACCCATTTTTAAGAGTATGCAAGactttaaaagaaaaatactATTTAATCTTGTCATTGCAGAAACTTTTCCACTTTTAAGAGAATTTCTCAAGGAATCTACTGACTTACCAAAAGGCCGCTATTTCGAGAACAACATACGGATGATAATAAGTGGCTACTATGAAGAATTATACAAAGCTAAATATGAGTTGTCTCTCAACGACATGCATGCATACATATCATGTCTATGTTTGGTTTTTGAATCGTTTCCCGGGTCCAACACtcatataaaaaaaaacattttggGCGAATGCGTTGTACAGTatcttttgaaatttgtttACGAAACTGACGAACTCTCCAATTCCACACCTGACGATGATTATTGTACTACTTTGAAAACTATGTtatttcatcaacaaaccATTACCAGTTTAGAAAACCTGACTGGTTTGCAGCTTGCAAAGGTTGTTATTCTCATCCTTGGAGTATGTCTTGCCTCTCCAAAATACAAGGATCAATACTTGCATTTGGAAGAgtcttttgcaattttgcGCTCCATATTCCTTCTTCGAAAAGAGGCAATGATTGATGGACTTGCAATGTTGAATGGTGATATGAGACTGTTTGCTTTAATGTTTGAAGATTTGGTTCTGAAGAATGATGTCGAAACATTGACTaggataaagaaaatatcaCCCTTTGTCAGGAATATACAACAAATCCATAATCTACTAATCACGGAATATTCTCAAATAGACTTTCTTCGAGTGTCTAATATGATCCAAGTGGCATTTCAAAGAGGCGTTGTGAGGGAAAATGATATGTATTTACTTCACTTTGAAGAAGGTTCGCAAAAACTACAATCACAAATTGTCAAATCAGAAATTTTAAGAATGAAGCGGGCTAATCAAGATTCATATGATGACGAAATCAGGATTGTCAGGGGATTTTGGGACCgcaaaaaacaatcaacaaGGTTGCTCTACCTAATAGTGCCGTCTACAACAACGTATATGCTTGGcaatattgaaaatgatgagCGCATGAGGAAACTATTGTATCCAGAGGATCTTCCTTTGAATTATCAAGAGTTTATTGGTATTCAAAAATATCGAGCGAATAACAAGAGCGAGAAAATAGATTTGCCTGGTGATTCTGGAAGCAAAGAGTCGTACTTGCAATCACCATTTCTTCTCAATACCATTGGAAATTCCGATTCTCCTTCTCACTCTCGCTCAAATAGCAACAATGGGTCTCATGATTTTGAACTGGGTGGAAAGGATGAGAACACTACTAGTATGAAcagtaataacaataacaataacaataacaagaataataataagatCAAGATTAAGGAAGATACTGATGCTGGTGATGATTTTACAAGCAGCACAGGGCCGAAGCTATACGATGAATCATTTGAAGATCGAAATCGTAGAGTATGCAGAGCGCTTTTCTTTGGCGATCAAATAATGTCACTTTGGAACGTTAGTCAGGTAAAGGGTCTAGTTCCCACCGAAAGTTTAATGATATTGGGCAAATAtcatttgtatttgattGAAAACTATTTTATTACTAAAGATGGTAATGTCATAGACGTAAACGAAGCACCAATTGAACAGAGAGATCCAGTCTTGAGGTTAGTGAACTCTCAATCCGATATAAACTCCACGTCAAATaagagcaacaacaatatcttCAGCAGTGATAGTGCTCACGGGGTGCAAAGTTGGTCTTTGGACCAATTAAGTGCTGTTTCAAAGAGgctgtttctttttagaGATAATGCGTTTGAAGCATTTTTCAGCGATGGAGGAAGTGTGCTAATTACTTGTGTTTCTGTAAAAGAACGCAATCTGCTATATGGGAAATTAAAAGCACATGCTACTGGAAATGGTAAAATGCCAGATCTTCTTGATGCGTTGACTAATGACGATGGAAGTTTGACCGCAAGATTGATATCTGCATTTGCCAGCCCCGGTGGCTCTCAAAATGGTTTTAATTTGGCGACTCGAAAATGGGTTCGGGGAGAAATTTCAAACTTTTATTACCTAATGATTTTAAACACTTTAGCTGGTCGTACGTATAATGATATGACACAGTATCCTGTGTTTCCTTGGGTAATTGCAAATTACACAAGCGCAAAATTAAATCTTTCAGATGCAAAAACATTTCGTGACCTCTCTAAACCAATGGGGGCGCAAAGCTTAGAGCGATCCTACAAATTTCAAGAGCGATACGATGCATTAAGTAGCTTAGACGATAAAGTGGTACCACCTTTCCATTATGGTACCCACTATTCCTCGGCAATGATTGTTAGTTCGTTTTTGATAAGAATGAAACCATTTGTTGAGTCttatttgcttttgcaaGGTGGAAAATTTGATCACGCTGATAGGTTATTTAAATCGGTCGAAAAAGCTTGGCTTTCAGCTTCGCAGGATAATTCCACTGATGTGAGAGAATTGATCCCAGAATTCTACTATTTACCTGAGTTTCTTATAAACAGTAATGAGTATGAATTTGGGGCTTCTCAAAATGGCGACATTGTAAACGATGTGGAGCTACCACCATGGGCCGAAGGTAAGCCGCATATATTCATCAAAAAGAACCGAGAAGCCTTGGAGAGTCCTTATGTTTCAGCTCATTTGCATGAATGGATCGATTTAATTTTTGGAAGCAAACAGTGCGGACTGGAAGCAGTCAAAGCTTTGAATGTTTTTCATCATGCTTCTTATAATGGTGCTATAGATATCGAtaatattgaaaatgaaattgagaaaagaGCAGCAATAGGAATGATTAATAATTTTGGTCAAACtccaaaacaaatattttttaaatcaCACCCTAAGAAAGAGGTTTTAAACCTGCCAAGCGAATATACTAGCGCTATACAGTGgacaaaaaaggaagagcgTGAGGCTGTTTTTGAATCAAAACTAAAAGCCCCTATTTGCAAACTTGAATTTCTATCCGCTATGTCAGGGGATACTAGGAAATCTGGATGGGTTGGTCGCCATAATTGTATTTCATCGGAATATCATATGCTTATAAGAAAAGCGCCGAGTTCGAGTAATTTGGGAGGATCGATATTGGTCAATGATGCTTTGTTTAAAGATATTCATCAATGTGATGTAACTGCAGTAGCAGCAATCGGACAAGGTGAGTTCCTCACTGGAGACGAGGATGGGCTTCTTGTTGCATGGGAATATAATAGTTTTGGGTCCAAATGTTCATTAAATGCGAAAGCGACATTGAGAGGACACGTGAGTGCAGTGGTTCAAGTACTTTTAAGCAAGAGCTTCAAAATTGCTGTTAGTATTGATAAAAGCGGTACTATTTTGGTATGGGACTTGGCGCACTTGCGATATATTCGCACCTTGGTCTCACCCAATGCACTTTTGGTTCCTGGTGAGAATTACAAGTTAGCCTTGTCcaatgaaaatggaaatattgctgttgttaaCCTGAAATTGACCAAAGACAATGGCTGCAGTCATTACTTACGAGTATTTGAAATTAATGGTGACATTATTTTTGAAGGAGTTGTTGATATTAATAGTGGGGGCAATAGCAAGTTTGGTACTGGGGTTGGAACTGAGGCTGAGGCTGAGGCTGAAGTTGAGGTTGAGGTTGAGGTTGAAGCTTCCGATAAGGAAATCATTGTAGTTTTCGGCGTTGACCTGGACTCTTTTTACAGTACAAGCAAAGGATTTGGTAGCCAAAAACGACCCTATTGGTCTAAGGACTATATTGCTTTTGGCTATGGTAAAACTGTCAAAATTTTTGAGCTCGACTGCCCCTCATCGCAGGAATTGAAATTATTACAAGAAATCAAGTTACGCCATTTGAAGGGTGATATCACtgctttgcaatttttgaaaagaaccGAGGTAGATGAGGACGAGAGACTAATCAGGGGTAGATTTGAGCTAGTTGTTGGCGATTCAACTGGAAGAGTGTACACGTTAGGCATGGAGCATTGA
- the RPS14 gene encoding ribosomal protein S14, S11, with translation MSAELWSLSNLSAILYHDRSQVFGVARIFASFNDTFVHVTDLSGKETIARVTGGMKVKADRDESSPYAAMLAAQDVAAKCKEVGITAVHIKLRATGGTKTKTPGPGGQSALRALARSGLRIGRIEDVTPVPSDSTRRKGGRRGRRL, from the exons ATGTCAGCTG AGCTTTGGAGTCTTTCAAATCTTAGTGCAATTTTATATCATG aTCGTTCCCAAGTTTTCGGTGTCGCAAGAATTTTTGCTTCATTCAATGATACATTCGTGCATGTCACTGATTTGTCCGGTAAGGAAACCATTGCCAGAGTTACTGGTGGTATGAAAGTCAAGGCTGACAGAGATGAATCATCCCCATACGCTGCTATGTTGGCTGCCCAAGATGTTGCTGCTAAATGTAAGGAAGTTGGTATCACTGCCGTCCACATCAAATTGAGAGCTACTGGTGGTACTAAGACCAAGACCCCAGGTCCAGGTGGTCAATCCGCTTTGAGAGCTTTGGCTAGATCCGGTTTGAGAATTGGAAGAATCGAAGATGTTACCCCAGTTCCATCCGATTCCACCAGAAGAAAGGGTGGTAGAAGAGGTAGAAGATTATAG